The Mycolicibacterium duvalii DNA window CTGGGCGCGGATCGCGGCGGCGAAATACCGGAAATGATCCACCGCCAACGGGATGTCGGCGTTGAGCGTCTCGCGGATCGGCTTGCCGTTGTCCCACGACTCGGCCACCGCGATCGACTCCAGGTTGGCCTCGATACGATCGGCGATCCTGTTCAAAATCACCGCCCGCTCCGCGGCAGTGGTCCTCCCCCACGCCGGCGCGGCCGCATGCGCGGCGTCGAGCGCCTTCTCGATATCGGTCTCATCCGAGCGGGCCACCGCACAGAACGGCTGCCCCGTCACCGGCGTCGGGTTGTCGAAATAACGCCCCGCAGCCGGCGGCACCCACTGACCCCCGATGAAATTGTCATAGCGATCCTTGAACGACATCAACGAACCGTCGGTGCCGGGGCGGGCGTACACGGTCATGACGAGTCTCCTGCTCTGTGCCGAGAACCAGTGTGTTGTACGTCACTCAACTTACGCGCACACTGTGACCATCAACGAGCCCCGCCGAACCCCACGCCAGCGCCGGTCCCGCGACACGGTGGACACTCTGGTGGAGGCTGCCGCGCAGGTGTTCTCGCGGGAGGGGATGACCGCGACCACCAACCGCATCGCCGCACGCGCCGGGTTGTCGATCGGGACGCTCTACCAGTACTTTCCGGATAAGGTCGCGCTGCTGCGTGCGGTGGCACACCGGCACGTGCGGGACGCCGACCGCCGGCTCACCGAGGTATTCGACCGACTCCGCGAGCAGGACGCACCGTTCGAGGAGACGATGCGCACCCTGCTCGACGCAGTCGTCGACGTGCACCGCGACCGGCCCCGACTGCACGCGCTGCTGCACCGGATGATGCCCGCGGACCCCGCCGAGCTCACCGAGCTGCAGGCGCTGGAGGATCGCATCTGCGATGAGGTGGCGTTTCACCTGAAGCGGTGTGACCGCGGCGGCGAGGACCCGGAGCTGACGGCACGCACGGTGGTGCACACCGTCGACGCGCAGCTGCATCGCGTCATGACCCGGCACGGGTTCGACGTGGACACGCTGACCCGGACGGTCAGTCTGTTGGCGCCCCCACCCGGCTGAGCACCGTGGCCATCGCGTCGCGGAGCTGTGTGAGGCCGGGTTCCTCGATTGGGAAGTGTCCGCAGCGTTCCAGCAGCACCACCTCGGCGCGCGCGGTGATCCGTTGCAGGAAACCGATACTGAGCTCCGGCGGCGTCCACGCGTCGGCGGCCGGCGCCACCAGCGTGACCGGCGCCCCGGTGTAGTGCTCCGGCCGGGTGTGGACGAACGCCATCCAGCTGGACAGAAATCCCAGCGGAACGCTGACGCCGCCGCCGCGCGGATCGGAGGCACACAGCCGCGAGAGCCTGCGATCGCGGCTCATCTTGTTCATGTCGGCCACCCACCGGATCGGGATCCGGACCCGGCCGAAGAGGGGTTCGGCCGCGTTCAGCACCGCCGGCGCCGGTCGCCCCAGCCAGGCGTACCGGGTGGCCGCGGCCCGCGCGGCCGGGTCGGCCATATCCAGCAGGCACGTCGCCACCACGGCGTCCACCGCGCCGGTGCGCGCGGCGATCTCGTAGGCGAGCATGCCGCCCATGCTGGCTCCGAACGCGATCAGGGGCCGCGGGTCGGCGGCACGTTCGGCCCGGACCAGATCCGCCAGCAAGTCGACCCAGTCGCCGTAGCGGACACCGGCCGGGTCGGCGACTTCGGTGTCGCCGTACAGCGGCAGATCCGGTGCCAGCACATCAACTGCCTGGCCGGCGGCGACGGCGGCGAACGGCCAGAGCGCCCCGCTGTACCCGCCGCCCCCGTGAATCACCAGCACCCGAACCGCGGCCGTCGGCACCACCGCGCGGGCCACGTGGACGCGATGGTCGCGCCAGCGCCACCACGTGCTCGCCGGCGCTCGCACACCGTCGAGGTAGCCGGCGGGCAGGAACTCAGCGTAGGTCCGGTAATTCATGCCTTCATCGTCGAACCAGTTACCGGCGTTGACAACTCGCATTCCCGCATGCGCAGGCGCTGGTCAGCGCGTCGCATTCCCGCCTTACTCACATTCGGCGAAGGTACCGCGCGGCCCCGGCCGGCTCCCCTCCGGTCCGGGGCCGCGCAGATCCTGGAGGGGTGCGTCAGACACCCCAGGCTCGGGCGGCCGCGCGGTCGGTGGCCGCCACGTCGTCGGCACCCTCGCGCACCGCATTGCCGAGGCTGACGAGAATGTCGTTCAGCGCGGCGGCCGCCTGCTCCCAACGGGACTGCTCGATCCGGTAGGCCTCGGCAGCGTCCCGGGTCCAGGTCGCCTGCAGCGGCGCGATCTGGGCGCGCAGATCGTCCAGCGCCGCGTTGAACCGGGCCGCGGTCGTGTGGATTTCCTGACGGACCGTGTACTCGATCTCGCCGAAGTCATAGGACAGCGTGGCATCCATCAACGTTCCCCTTCCTACAGCGCTGCAGCGACGGAACCGATGCGCTGCGAATGGGTTTCGGCGACCTCGCGCAGGATCCGCTCGTTGTCGCGGATGGTTTCGGCGATGCGGGCCAGCGCCGCATGGAGCCTCACCGACTCGCCGTTCCAACGCTCGACGACCTCACGGAACCGGGCCGCGGCGACACCTCCCCACACCGATGCGGGCACGCTGCTCATCGCGGTGATGAAGGATCCCAGCATGGCACGCAGCTCCTCGTTGCGGGCATCGGTCTTGCCGGCGATGGCCACCATCAGCTCGAGGTCGGTGGTCAGCGCCGTCGATCCGGTGGGTGGGGGCATGGCGGGTGTCGACATCGGCAGGTCCTCTCTGGTCATTGCGGACGATCTGTAGATAGGACGCCGGGTGGGCCCATCCGGTTCCCATCACGTGATCTCGTGTGCCGATTCGACGGCCCGCGTGCAGATCTCCGCGAATGCGTCGGCGTCCGCAGGGCTGCTCTGGCAACCGACGGCGATGCTGGTGGTGCCGTCGACGACGACCGCCCACCGGGTCTGACTGCCCGGCCGCACCTCGCGGTAGGTCACCGCGGCCCGCGTCCCGACCCGGCCGGCAGGGTCGAAGTCGACGAAGACGCCCGGCGTCTCCGCGGCAACGGCTCCGCGCAGCCTCACGGCGAGGCCGGACAGCGATTCCGGTGCCGCGAGCCGCGACTGGGTGAAGTGCACCGCGGCGGAACCCGACGGAGCGGCCACCCGCACCCTGGCCGAGCCGGGTCCGGCGGTGATGCGTTGCGTCGTCCAGTGCGCAGGCACGCGCACCCCCACGCGTCCCTCGACCACCAGCACGTCGTCGGGCGCGGGCGGGGCGACCCCGTGCGCGAGCCACCCCACCGCGAGTGCGGCCGCGGCCGTAGCGGCGATGGCGGTGTACCGGCGCACCGATCGAGACGGTTTGCTCGGCTGCCGGTCGGGCTTCGGCAGCGCGCGGGACAACCGTTGTCGCGCCGCATGATTGACCTGTATACCGAGGGCCCGCAGCTCCCCCAGCACGTCGGCGGGCAGCGGCGACACGGCGTCGGGGAGATCGATCAGCACCTCGCCGACGGCGCCGAGATGAGCAGTGAGGTCCAGCGTATGACGGTCGAGCACCAGCGGTTGCGCGCTGTCGGGTCCGGTCAGCACGAAGTCGTCGGCGACCTCGAGGACCGTCGCATCGGTGCCCGCCGACAGCAGCGCAGAGCGTCGATGCACCGTGGCATCGGGGCGGCAGCGGTGCATGGCGCGGGTGACGGTCGCGACGCGCCTGTCCGACCACCAGGTGGGCAGTACCAGGGCCACCGGGCCGGGGTGATCGCCGATCGCCGCGTCCAGCACATCGCGCCACAGGTCCCCGGTCGGCACCGGCCCGTCGTCACGGAGGACGAACGCGTCGTCGATGCCGTCGAGCGCGGCGGCGACCCACTCCGCGGGCGGGCGCCGCGGGCCGCGCACCGTGCACGGACCGGCCTCCACCACCGCCCCCGTCATGGGGGGTCTACCCAGCCCACCTGGACCAGTTCGGCACGCCGGCCCCGCACCGCCAGCGTCGCCCGCCCGGGCGGCAACGGGCCGGGCCGGATGCCGCCGAACACGGCGCCTTCGTCGGAGCCGGCGCTCATCACCA harbors:
- a CDS encoding TetR/AcrR family transcriptional regulator, with the protein product MDTLVEAAAQVFSREGMTATTNRIAARAGLSIGTLYQYFPDKVALLRAVAHRHVRDADRRLTEVFDRLREQDAPFEETMRTLLDAVVDVHRDRPRLHALLHRMMPADPAELTELQALEDRICDEVAFHLKRCDRGGEDPELTARTVVHTVDAQLHRVMTRHGFDVDTLTRTVSLLAPPPG
- a CDS encoding alpha/beta hydrolase — its product is MNYRTYAEFLPAGYLDGVRAPASTWWRWRDHRVHVARAVVPTAAVRVLVIHGGGGYSGALWPFAAVAAGQAVDVLAPDLPLYGDTEVADPAGVRYGDWVDLLADLVRAERAADPRPLIAFGASMGGMLAYEIAARTGAVDAVVATCLLDMADPAARAAATRYAWLGRPAPAVLNAAEPLFGRVRIPIRWVADMNKMSRDRRLSRLCASDPRGGGVSVPLGFLSSWMAFVHTRPEHYTGAPVTLVAPAADAWTPPELSIGFLQRITARAEVVLLERCGHFPIEEPGLTQLRDAMATVLSRVGAPTD
- a CDS encoding WXG100 family type VII secretion target encodes the protein MDATLSYDFGEIEYTVRQEIHTTAARFNAALDDLRAQIAPLQATWTRDAAEAYRIEQSRWEQAAAALNDILVSLGNAVREGADDVAATDRAAARAWGV
- a CDS encoding WXG100 family type VII secretion target, which encodes MPPPTGSTALTTDLELMVAIAGKTDARNEELRAMLGSFITAMSSVPASVWGGVAAARFREVVERWNGESVRLHAALARIAETIRDNERILREVAETHSQRIGSVAAAL
- a CDS encoding type VII secretion-associated protein, with the protein product MTGAVVEAGPCTVRGPRRPPAEWVAAALDGIDDAFVLRDDGPVPTGDLWRDVLDAAIGDHPGPVALVLPTWWSDRRVATVTRAMHRCRPDATVHRRSALLSAGTDATVLEVADDFVLTGPDSAQPLVLDRHTLDLTAHLGAVGEVLIDLPDAVSPLPADVLGELRALGIQVNHAARQRLSRALPKPDRQPSKPSRSVRRYTAIAATAAAALAVGWLAHGVAPPAPDDVLVVEGRVGVRVPAHWTTQRITAGPGSARVRVAAPSGSAAVHFTQSRLAAPESLSGLAVRLRGAVAAETPGVFVDFDPAGRVGTRAAVTYREVRPGSQTRWAVVVDGTTSIAVGCQSSPADADAFAEICTRAVESAHEIT